The following proteins come from a genomic window of Nocardiopsis sp. YSL2:
- the cobT gene encoding nicotinate-nucleotide--dimethylbenzimidazole phosphoribosyltransferase, whose protein sequence is MTNDDREDARRGEPAPTADSGLGGLLDGLPESGRGTRAQRPRASAGPANPFRRPPTAPAEPAPTATPHPEPRTAPTRLPRAEDPASAPDRTEPEPEPEPEPETEPGAASAGEPDAAAPTATDHRPNVIPFRGGEREPETRTAEPAEGRHPATARTSAERTPPPSDTAPEPARTRAVAPEPEQSMYAHEAAAPVEEPDRTGPQSHTGPRAVPADQAQTTTSPADDRPAPFDDRAGHAFDDAERDAVYRAIRERRDVRVGFRPDPVPDDVLTRVLQAAHQAPSVGHVQPWDFLVIEAPDLRSRVRDLAQAERDDHTRAMPSVRARAFSGLKVEAILDSPLNIAVTVDPTRGGRHGQGRHAQPASAAYAAALAVENLWLAARAEGLGVGWVGFVDERDVADALELPSHLDVVAYLCVGYVEQFPTEPELSLAGWAKGRPLSWAVHRDRYGHRGLPGQEPTSLLEETITTIGGLNPRAVEEARDRQNRMTKPPGSLGVLEEVSVQLAGLAEECPPPIPEPAAVAVFAGDHGVHAQGVTAWPQEVTAQMVQNFLDGGAVVNAFAEQVGAEVTVVDVGVVGDLPRAAGLLPRKVARGTADFTQGPAMTRAQALQALEGGIEVARDLVSAGNRCLITGDMGIANTTPAATLVCALTGADPARATGRGTGVDDAMHEHKVEVVRRALAANPVDRSDPIGVLAALGGLEHAALAGFVLGGAALRVPVLLDGVIAGAAALVASAISPESMSACFAGHRSSEPGHTLALEHLGLRPLVDLEMRLGEGSGALLALPLLQGSARALRNVATFDDAGVSTVH, encoded by the coding sequence ATGACCAACGATGACCGCGAGGACGCCCGGCGCGGCGAGCCCGCGCCGACGGCCGACTCCGGCCTCGGCGGGCTGCTCGACGGCCTGCCGGAGAGCGGCCGCGGCACGCGGGCACAGCGCCCGCGCGCGTCGGCCGGACCCGCCAACCCGTTCCGCCGACCGCCCACGGCACCGGCCGAACCCGCGCCGACGGCGACGCCCCACCCCGAGCCCCGGACCGCGCCGACCCGCCTGCCCCGGGCCGAGGATCCCGCGTCGGCACCGGACCGCACCGAGCCCGAGCCCGAGCCCGAGCCGGAGCCGGAAACCGAACCCGGAGCCGCGTCCGCCGGTGAACCCGACGCCGCCGCGCCGACGGCGACCGACCACCGCCCCAACGTCATCCCCTTCCGCGGCGGCGAACGCGAGCCGGAGACCCGGACGGCCGAGCCCGCCGAGGGCCGTCACCCCGCCACCGCGCGCACCAGCGCCGAACGGACGCCACCACCGTCCGACACAGCCCCCGAGCCCGCGCGGACCCGCGCCGTGGCACCCGAGCCGGAACAGAGCATGTACGCACACGAAGCAGCCGCGCCCGTCGAGGAACCGGACCGCACCGGACCGCAGAGCCACACCGGCCCCCGGGCGGTTCCCGCCGACCAGGCGCAGACCACCACGTCCCCCGCCGACGACCGGCCGGCCCCGTTCGACGACCGGGCCGGACACGCCTTCGACGACGCCGAACGCGACGCCGTCTACCGCGCCATCCGCGAACGGCGCGACGTCCGTGTCGGATTCCGGCCCGACCCGGTGCCGGACGACGTCCTCACGCGCGTTCTGCAGGCGGCCCACCAGGCGCCCAGCGTCGGACACGTCCAGCCCTGGGACTTCCTGGTCATCGAGGCCCCCGACCTGCGCTCCCGCGTGCGCGACCTCGCCCAGGCCGAGCGGGACGACCACACGCGCGCCATGCCCAGCGTCCGCGCCCGGGCGTTCTCCGGGCTCAAGGTCGAGGCGATCCTCGACTCCCCCCTCAACATCGCCGTCACCGTCGACCCCACCCGCGGCGGCCGCCACGGCCAGGGCCGCCACGCCCAGCCGGCCAGCGCCGCCTACGCCGCGGCCCTGGCGGTGGAGAACCTGTGGCTCGCCGCCCGCGCCGAGGGGCTGGGCGTGGGGTGGGTCGGCTTCGTCGACGAGCGGGACGTCGCCGACGCCCTCGAACTCCCCTCCCACCTCGACGTCGTCGCCTACCTCTGCGTCGGCTACGTCGAGCAGTTCCCCACCGAGCCCGAACTCAGCCTCGCGGGCTGGGCCAAGGGGCGTCCCCTGTCCTGGGCGGTCCACCGCGACCGGTACGGTCACCGCGGTCTACCCGGCCAGGAGCCCACAAGCCTGCTGGAGGAGACCATCACCACCATCGGAGGCCTGAACCCCCGTGCCGTGGAGGAGGCGAGGGACCGCCAGAACCGGATGACCAAGCCGCCGGGCTCCCTCGGGGTCCTGGAGGAGGTCTCGGTGCAGCTGGCCGGGCTCGCCGAGGAGTGCCCCCCGCCCATCCCCGAACCCGCCGCCGTCGCCGTCTTCGCCGGTGACCACGGCGTCCACGCGCAGGGGGTGACCGCCTGGCCCCAGGAGGTCACCGCGCAGATGGTGCAGAACTTCCTGGACGGCGGCGCGGTCGTCAACGCCTTCGCCGAGCAGGTCGGCGCGGAGGTCACCGTGGTCGACGTCGGCGTGGTGGGCGACCTGCCCCGCGCCGCCGGACTGCTCCCCCGCAAGGTCGCGCGCGGCACCGCCGACTTCACCCAGGGCCCGGCGATGACCCGCGCCCAGGCCCTCCAGGCCCTGGAAGGCGGCATCGAGGTCGCCCGCGACCTCGTCTCGGCGGGCAACCGCTGCCTGATCACCGGGGACATGGGCATCGCCAACACCACGCCGGCGGCCACGCTCGTGTGCGCCCTGACCGGCGCGGACCCGGCCCGGGCCACCGGCCGCGGGACCGGCGTGGACGACGCCATGCACGAGCACAAGGTGGAGGTCGTGCGGCGCGCCCTGGCCGCCAACCCCGTGGACCGCTCCGACCCCATCGGTGTCCTGGCCGCCCTGGGGGGCCTGGAGCACGCCGCTCTGGCCGGGTTCGTGCTCGGCGGCGCCGCCCTGCGGGTGCCCGTGCTGCTGGACGGCGTCATCGCCGGAGCGGCCGCCCTGGTCGCGTCGGCGATCTCGCCCGAGTCCATGTCCGCCTGCTTCGCGGGCCACCGTTCCAGCGAGCCCGGGCACACGCTCGCACTCGAACACCTGGGGCTGCGCCCCCTGGTCGACCTGGAGATGCGGCTGGGCGAGGGCTCGGGCGCCCTGCTGGCGCTGCCGCTCCTGCAGGGGTCGGCCCGCGCGCTGCGCAACGTCGCCACCTTCGACGACGCGGGCGTGTCCACCGTCCACTGA
- the cobC gene encoding Rv2231c family pyridoxal phosphate-dependent protein CobC: protein MGYDLRHHGDAETGGGLLDFAVNVRGTAPPAWLGRRLADSLAHLGAYPDQSAARAAVARRHDRDPAEVLLTAGAAEAFVLLARALDPVRAVVVHPQFTEPEAALRAAGHSVDRVVLDPDFTLDPALVPDDADLVVLGNPTNPTSVLHPARTLAALARPGRVLVVDEAFADCVPGEPESLAGRRDLPGLVVVRSLTKTWSLAGLRAGYLLAEPALAARLAAAQPLWPVSSPALAAIEACCSPRAVAEADAWAARLEERRRDLAAVLEAAGLHVLPGARGSFLLVRAPEADRLRERLRDRGVAVRRGDTFPGLGPEWLRVAVREPSTHRVLGRTLAQLVVT from the coding sequence ATGGGCTACGACCTGCGGCATCACGGCGACGCCGAGACCGGCGGCGGACTGCTGGACTTCGCCGTGAACGTGCGCGGGACCGCGCCTCCGGCGTGGCTGGGCCGCCGCCTCGCCGACTCCCTGGCGCACCTGGGCGCCTACCCGGACCAGAGCGCGGCTCGGGCGGCGGTCGCCCGGCGCCACGATCGGGATCCCGCCGAGGTACTGCTCACCGCGGGCGCCGCCGAGGCGTTCGTCCTGCTGGCGCGCGCCCTGGATCCGGTCCGGGCGGTGGTCGTGCACCCCCAGTTCACCGAGCCCGAGGCCGCCCTGCGCGCAGCCGGGCACAGCGTCGACCGGGTCGTGCTCGACCCCGACTTCACCCTCGACCCGGCCCTGGTCCCCGACGACGCCGACCTCGTCGTCCTGGGCAACCCCACCAACCCCACGTCCGTGCTGCACCCGGCCCGGACCCTGGCCGCCCTGGCCCGCCCCGGGCGGGTGCTCGTGGTCGACGAGGCGTTCGCCGACTGCGTCCCGGGCGAGCCCGAGTCCCTGGCCGGGCGTCGCGACCTGCCGGGACTGGTGGTGGTCCGCAGCCTCACCAAGACGTGGTCGCTGGCGGGCCTGCGCGCCGGATACCTGCTCGCCGAACCCGCGCTGGCCGCGCGCCTGGCCGCGGCCCAGCCCCTGTGGCCCGTCTCCTCCCCGGCGCTGGCCGCGATCGAGGCCTGCTGCTCCCCCCGCGCGGTCGCCGAGGCCGACGCCTGGGCGGCGCGGCTGGAGGAGCGGCGCCGGGACCTGGCCGCTGTGCTCGAGGCCGCGGGGCTGCACGTACTTCCCGGTGCGCGGGGGTCGTTCCTCCTGGTCAGAGCACCCGAAGCGGATCGGCTGCGCGAGCGCCTGCGCGATCGGGGCGTGGCCGTTCGGCGGGGCGACACCTTTCCCGGGCTGGGGCCGGAGTGGCTCAGGGTGGCCGTGCGGGAACCGAGTACCCACCGCGTACTGGGGCGAACTCTGGCACAGTTGGTGGTGACTTGA